The following coding sequences are from one Lepisosteus oculatus isolate fLepOcu1 chromosome 19, fLepOcu1.hap2, whole genome shotgun sequence window:
- the LOC102696786 gene encoding alpha-1,6-mannosylglycoprotein 6-beta-N-acetylglucosaminyltransferase B-like isoform X1: MRTACSASAPSMCFTLRPRRGCLVLCLGLSLLTLLLQSLWMPESSRETPPGKSPAVEDSSRHGVRRLALRLDALSSQIQRLTRDGDPPGLHDLPQVLQRFKRDHEYLVHTMERELVRVSQKLDQLLQRSPASVAKSRTALEGQPQVCEVPNNPKFPLCAGKVQFLQTSWHSDPCYAFYGVDGTDCSILAYLSEREDFCPTLPSRSLAIVPDWLQESTREKREALIRTDLTSLFEVIGNSRGPAVRFMLSRIKRLSRRWAKAGEKIRQKIGHRPQQQLRVLLYPGVLAGGAGQRFGEMVEKGGPLGELVQWADVSTALYVLGHHLIFASSQPLLRSLIGAAPGKGSCPIQSPLPFDLLYTDYHGLAQLQAAMGLSFHHYRCRYRVLDSFGTEPAFNLREYADRHSYSTAWGSWNLQPLQYMTMFPHTPDNSFLGFVTEELGRDLEEQEQTRRKANIAVIYGKQDYMWQGKESYLDVLSQELEVHGTVYQEPGSSLHLPSYIINHGLLPQDQLLSLLRRAKLFVGLGFPYEGPAPLEAIASGCVFLQPRFQPPRSPQNSDFYRGKPTTRQVPSQHPYAENFIGKPYVWTVDMSNSSEVRLAVRSILHTQVEPLVPYEFTCEGMLERVFAYISHEDFCSDSHPSWPPETALLPRLGSAGKSCTAVCHDASLVCEPALFHLLNNATAFSRMGANCSGTSAEVNHLFPAYNQRRRRCFLQREKLLFSCAGSGSLYRRLCPCRNYQQGQVALCKGCL, translated from the exons ATGAGGACTGCCTGTTCAGCTAGTGCTCCCAGCATGTGCTTCACTCTCCGCCCCCGAAG GGGGTGTCTGGTGCTGTGCCTGGGCCTGTCCTTGCTCACCCTGCTCCTGCAGAGTCTCTGGATGCCTGAGAGTTCTAGAGAGACACCTCCAGGAAAGTCTCCAGCTGTGGAAG ACAGCTCCCGTCACGGCGTGCGGAGGCTGGCCCTGCGTCTGGACGCCCTCAGCTCGCAGATCCAGCGCCTGACGAGGGACGGCGATCCTCCGGGGCTGCACGACCTGCCCCAGGTCCTCCAGCG CTTTAAACGGGACCATGAATACCTGGTTCACACAATGGAGAGAGAGCTGgtcagggtgtcccagaagctgGACCAACTTCTGCAGAGAAGCCCAGCCTCTGTCGCGAAGAGCAGGACTGCTCTGGAAG gTCAGCCTCAAGTCTGTGAAGTGCCCAATAATCCCAAGTTTCCCCTGTGTGCAGGAAAAGTGCAG TTCCTGCAAACCAGTTGGCACTCTGACCCCTGCTATGCCTTCTATGGCGTCGATGGCACTGACTGCTCTATCCTGGCATACCTGAGCGAGCGAGAGGACTTCTGCCCCACTCTGCCCAGCAGAAGCCTAGCCATCGTTCCAGACTGGCTCCAGGAATCCACGAGGGAAAAACGAGAG GCACTCATACGGACAGACCTGACGTCTCTGTTTGAGGTTATTGGAAATAGCAGGGGTCCTGCGGTGAGATTTATGCTCTCAAGAATTAAGAGGCTGTCCAGGAGGTGGGCAAAGGCTGGTGAGAAAATTCGGCAGAAAATTGGTCACAGGCCACAGCAGCAGTTAAGG GTGCTGCTCTACCCAGGGGTGCTGGCAGGAGGGGCTGGCCAGCGCTTTGGGGAGATGGTGGAGAAAGGGGGTCCACTCGGGGAGCTGGTCCAGTGGGCTGACGTGAGCACCGCCCTGTATGTCCTGGGGCACCACCTGATCTTCGCCAGCTCCCAGCCACTCTTACGCAG CCTCATAGGGGCTGCGCCAGGAAAAGGAAGCTGTCCCATTCAAAGCCCTCTGCCCTTTGACCTGCTCTACACGGATTACCACGGGCTGGCCCAGCTCCAGGCGGCCATGGGGCTCTCGTTTCATCACTACCG GTGCCGGTACCGGGTTCTGGACTCCTTTGGCACAGAACCTGCCTTCAATCTGAGGGAATATGCTGATCGGCACAGTTACAGCACAGCCTGGGGGAGCTGGAACCTACAACCACTGCAGTACATGACCATGTtcc CGCACACACCTGACAACTCCTTCCTGGGGTTTGTGACCGAGGAGCTGGGAAGAGATTTGGAGGAACAGGAGCAGACAAGAAGGAAGGCCAACATAGCAGTCATCTATGGCAAACAGGACTACATGTGGCAA GGGAAGGAGAGCTACCTGGATGTCCTCAGCCAGGAGCTGGAGGTCCATGGGACTGTGTACCAGGAGCCCGGGAGCTCTCTTCATCTCCCCAGCTACATCATAAACCACGGCCTGCTGCCGCAGGACCAGCTGCTCAGCCTGCTGAGGAGAGCCAAG CTGTTTGTAGGGTTGGGGTTCCCGTACGAGGGCCCTGCGCCCCTGGAGGCCATCGCTTCAGGCTGCGTGTTCCTGCAGCCCCGGTTCCAGCCCCCACGCTCCCCCCAGAACAGCGACTTCTACCGAGGGAAGCCCACCACCCGACAG GTACCCTCCCAGCACCCCTATGCAGAAAATTTCATCGGCAAGCCCTACGTGTGGACTGTGGACATGAGCAACTCCAGCGAGGTGCGGCTGGCAGTGAGGAGCATACTGCACACACAG GTGGAGCCCCTCGTCCCCTATGAATTCACCTGTGAAGGAATGCTGGAGAGGGTTTTTGCCTACATCTCCCACGAG gatttctgTTCCGATTCTCACCCTTCCTGGCCGCCGGAAACAGCTCTACTACCTCGCCTGGGATCTGCCGGAAAATCCTGCACAGCCGTCTGCCATGATGCATCTCTGGTATGCGAGCCGGCCTTGTTTCACCTCCTGAACAACGCCACTGCCTTCAGCAG AATGGGAGCGAATTGTTCCGGCACGTCGGCAGAGGTGAATCACCTTTTCCCAGCTTACAACCAGAGGAGGCGCCGCTGcttcctgcagagagagaagctcCTCTTCAGCTGCGCGGGGTCGGGGAGCTTGTATCGCAGACTGTGCCCCTGCCGAAACTACCAGCAGGGACAGGTGGCACTGTGCAAGGGCTGTCTGTAG
- the LOC102696786 gene encoding alpha-1,6-mannosylglycoprotein 6-beta-N-acetylglucosaminyltransferase B-like isoform X2, with product MRTACSASAPSMCFTLRPRRGCLVLCLGLSLLTLLLQSLWMPESSRETPPGKSPAVEDSSRHGVRRLALRLDALSSQIQRLTRDGDPPGLHDLPQVLQRFKRDHEYLVHTMERELVRVSQKLDQLLQRSPASVAKSRTALEGQPQVCEVPNNPKFPLCAGKVQFLQTSWHSDPCYAFYGVDGTDCSILAYLSEREDFCPTLPSRSLAIVPDWLQESTREKREALIRTDLTSLFEVIGNSRGPAVRFMLSRIKRLSRRWAKAGEKIRQKIGHRPQQQLRVLLYPGVLAGGAGQRFGEMVEKGGPLGELVQWADVSTALYVLGHHLIFASSQPLLRSLIGAAPGKGSCPIQSPLPFDLLYTDYHGLAQLQAAMGLSFHHYRCRYRVLDSFGTEPAFNLREYADRHSYSTAWGSWNLQPLQYMTMFPHTPDNSFLGFVTEELGRDLEEQEQTRRKANIAVIYGKQDYMWQGKESYLDVLSQELEVHGTVYQEPGSSLHLPSYIINHGLLPQDQLLSLLRRAKLFVGLGFPYEGPAPLEAIASGCVFLQPRFQPPRSPQNSDFYRGKPTTRQVPSQHPYAENFIGKPYVWTVDMSNSSEVEPLVPYEFTCEGMLERVFAYISHEDFCSDSHPSWPPETALLPRLGSAGKSCTAVCHDASLVCEPALFHLLNNATAFSRMGANCSGTSAEVNHLFPAYNQRRRRCFLQREKLLFSCAGSGSLYRRLCPCRNYQQGQVALCKGCL from the exons ATGAGGACTGCCTGTTCAGCTAGTGCTCCCAGCATGTGCTTCACTCTCCGCCCCCGAAG GGGGTGTCTGGTGCTGTGCCTGGGCCTGTCCTTGCTCACCCTGCTCCTGCAGAGTCTCTGGATGCCTGAGAGTTCTAGAGAGACACCTCCAGGAAAGTCTCCAGCTGTGGAAG ACAGCTCCCGTCACGGCGTGCGGAGGCTGGCCCTGCGTCTGGACGCCCTCAGCTCGCAGATCCAGCGCCTGACGAGGGACGGCGATCCTCCGGGGCTGCACGACCTGCCCCAGGTCCTCCAGCG CTTTAAACGGGACCATGAATACCTGGTTCACACAATGGAGAGAGAGCTGgtcagggtgtcccagaagctgGACCAACTTCTGCAGAGAAGCCCAGCCTCTGTCGCGAAGAGCAGGACTGCTCTGGAAG gTCAGCCTCAAGTCTGTGAAGTGCCCAATAATCCCAAGTTTCCCCTGTGTGCAGGAAAAGTGCAG TTCCTGCAAACCAGTTGGCACTCTGACCCCTGCTATGCCTTCTATGGCGTCGATGGCACTGACTGCTCTATCCTGGCATACCTGAGCGAGCGAGAGGACTTCTGCCCCACTCTGCCCAGCAGAAGCCTAGCCATCGTTCCAGACTGGCTCCAGGAATCCACGAGGGAAAAACGAGAG GCACTCATACGGACAGACCTGACGTCTCTGTTTGAGGTTATTGGAAATAGCAGGGGTCCTGCGGTGAGATTTATGCTCTCAAGAATTAAGAGGCTGTCCAGGAGGTGGGCAAAGGCTGGTGAGAAAATTCGGCAGAAAATTGGTCACAGGCCACAGCAGCAGTTAAGG GTGCTGCTCTACCCAGGGGTGCTGGCAGGAGGGGCTGGCCAGCGCTTTGGGGAGATGGTGGAGAAAGGGGGTCCACTCGGGGAGCTGGTCCAGTGGGCTGACGTGAGCACCGCCCTGTATGTCCTGGGGCACCACCTGATCTTCGCCAGCTCCCAGCCACTCTTACGCAG CCTCATAGGGGCTGCGCCAGGAAAAGGAAGCTGTCCCATTCAAAGCCCTCTGCCCTTTGACCTGCTCTACACGGATTACCACGGGCTGGCCCAGCTCCAGGCGGCCATGGGGCTCTCGTTTCATCACTACCG GTGCCGGTACCGGGTTCTGGACTCCTTTGGCACAGAACCTGCCTTCAATCTGAGGGAATATGCTGATCGGCACAGTTACAGCACAGCCTGGGGGAGCTGGAACCTACAACCACTGCAGTACATGACCATGTtcc CGCACACACCTGACAACTCCTTCCTGGGGTTTGTGACCGAGGAGCTGGGAAGAGATTTGGAGGAACAGGAGCAGACAAGAAGGAAGGCCAACATAGCAGTCATCTATGGCAAACAGGACTACATGTGGCAA GGGAAGGAGAGCTACCTGGATGTCCTCAGCCAGGAGCTGGAGGTCCATGGGACTGTGTACCAGGAGCCCGGGAGCTCTCTTCATCTCCCCAGCTACATCATAAACCACGGCCTGCTGCCGCAGGACCAGCTGCTCAGCCTGCTGAGGAGAGCCAAG CTGTTTGTAGGGTTGGGGTTCCCGTACGAGGGCCCTGCGCCCCTGGAGGCCATCGCTTCAGGCTGCGTGTTCCTGCAGCCCCGGTTCCAGCCCCCACGCTCCCCCCAGAACAGCGACTTCTACCGAGGGAAGCCCACCACCCGACAG GTACCCTCCCAGCACCCCTATGCAGAAAATTTCATCGGCAAGCCCTACGTGTGGACTGTGGACATGAGCAACTCCAGCGAG GTGGAGCCCCTCGTCCCCTATGAATTCACCTGTGAAGGAATGCTGGAGAGGGTTTTTGCCTACATCTCCCACGAG gatttctgTTCCGATTCTCACCCTTCCTGGCCGCCGGAAACAGCTCTACTACCTCGCCTGGGATCTGCCGGAAAATCCTGCACAGCCGTCTGCCATGATGCATCTCTGGTATGCGAGCCGGCCTTGTTTCACCTCCTGAACAACGCCACTGCCTTCAGCAG AATGGGAGCGAATTGTTCCGGCACGTCGGCAGAGGTGAATCACCTTTTCCCAGCTTACAACCAGAGGAGGCGCCGCTGcttcctgcagagagagaagctcCTCTTCAGCTGCGCGGGGTCGGGGAGCTTGTATCGCAGACTGTGCCCCTGCCGAAACTACCAGCAGGGACAGGTGGCACTGTGCAAGGGCTGTCTGTAG